A portion of the Clostridium gelidum genome contains these proteins:
- a CDS encoding methyl-accepting chemotaxis protein, with protein sequence MNIFRNRKSKGLENNQDQHGEEAVHKETNNFIQDMSKLLAETVKQHHIVDNEHDVLGHLFQKVKIHMNEISDLTKNTNDLTDRLYSEGNNLIEITEDTVKKSYEGKDAIEEMVEIIKSLEKENRNNTESIHELARRFTKVNEVVQLITNIASQTNLLALNAAIEAARAGEHGKGFAVVSGEIKKLAEMTKQSTKDISSLIGSIEDETKIVLNNSGKSNEVIARGVIASGNAAEKIEESLSSVAKVEQEVKGVMDILIDQKSHIENMSNEIVDVDEILKITSETIINHIEAASVVDRQLEEIKNTVNTL encoded by the coding sequence ATGAATATATTTAGAAATAGAAAATCCAAAGGTTTAGAAAATAATCAGGATCAGCATGGTGAAGAAGCAGTACATAAAGAAACTAATAACTTTATTCAAGATATGAGCAAGTTGTTAGCTGAGACTGTAAAACAGCACCATATTGTAGATAATGAGCATGATGTTTTAGGACATCTTTTTCAAAAAGTAAAGATACATATGAATGAAATTTCGGATTTAACAAAAAACACTAACGATTTAACGGATAGATTATATTCAGAAGGTAACAATCTTATAGAGATTACAGAAGATACAGTTAAGAAATCCTATGAAGGTAAGGATGCCATTGAAGAAATGGTGGAAATAATAAAATCTTTAGAAAAAGAGAATAGGAATAATACCGAAAGTATACATGAATTAGCAAGGAGATTTACCAAAGTTAATGAAGTTGTTCAGCTAATCACTAATATTGCGAGTCAAACAAATCTTTTAGCTTTAAATGCAGCAATTGAAGCAGCTAGAGCAGGAGAACATGGGAAGGGTTTTGCGGTAGTGTCAGGAGAAATAAAAAAATTAGCAGAAATGACTAAACAAAGCACTAAGGACATTTCAAGTTTAATAGGAAGTATAGAGGATGAGACGAAGATAGTTCTAAATAATTCAGGTAAATCTAATGAGGTTATTGCTAGGGGTGTTATAGCTTCTGGTAATGCTGCAGAAAAAATAGAAGAAAGTCTATCATCTGTAGCAAAAGTAGAACAGGAAGTAAAGGGTGTAATGGATATTTTAATTGACCAAAAGAGTCATATTGAAAACATGAGTAACGAAATAGTAGATGTTGATGAAATATTAAAAATTACATCGGAAACTATAATAAATCACATAGAAGCTGCAAGTGTTGTAGATAGGCAATTGGAAGAAATAAAAAATACAGTTAACACCTTATAG